The following coding sequences lie in one Paramisgurnus dabryanus chromosome 16, PD_genome_1.1, whole genome shotgun sequence genomic window:
- the LOC135760371 gene encoding uncharacterized protein isoform X1, with the protein MDRINRLDSDRLTQADRNPDEQASKNLIKKRNIVHTPPRPPRTVQPVSKAPAINRDIKPGRRLPKSSSDGRLPCLGSADKDSTVTQRPVRSLPRDLMSLPPLPTQTITDYLEQIDASPPSRPVPLSPNTRGQNSRWTESSLSEVKNVKNRQRTSEGEVSQRFSLDLESQDLSSDCVTENDSDLRRLQNHEWPQTKEDSSHSGFSSHTKPVQGLEEQNWYVGAFSRVDSEHALHLVNQEGAFLVRDCSRNTTHEPFVLAVFYDKKVFNIQIRFSEETSKYTLGTGLRTSERFDSVTDIIKFHSIFPIVLIDGRKTLAATNPRRQCVLMYPITKKDMTELLR; encoded by the exons ATG GATAGGATTAACAGGCTGGACAGTGACAGACTCACACAAG caGACAGAAATCCTGACGAACAAGCTTCTAAAAATCTTATCAAGAAAAGA AATATTGTACACACCCCTCCTCGTCCCCCACGGACTGTCCAGCCAG TAAGTAAAGCCCCAGCTATCAACAGAGACATCAAACCTGGAAGAAGATTACCCAAGAGCTCATCAG ATGGAAGGTTACCGTGTCTGGGATCAGCCGACAAG GATTCTACGGTCACACAAAG GCCGGTTAGATCTTTACCTAGAGACCTGATGAGTTTACCACCTCTACCAACACAGACCATCACTGACTATCTAGAACAGATTGATGCATCTCCTCCATCCAGACCAGTACCACTTTCACCAAATACCAGAGGCCAAAACAGCCGATGGACAGA atcaaGTCTAAGTGAAGTGAAAAAT GTTAAAAACAGACAGCGGACATCTGAAG GTGAAGTATCTCAGAGGTTTTCTCTGGATCTGGAGTCTCAGGATCTCAGCAG TGATTGTGTGACAGAGAACGACTCCG ATTTAAGGAGACTGCAGAACCATGAGTGGCCACAAACGAAAGAAGATTCAAGCCACAGCGGTTTCAGCAGCCACACCAAACCTGTCCAG GGTTTGGAGGAGCAGAACTGGTATGTTGGTGCGTTCAGCCGTGTGGATTCTGAACACGCTCTTCACCTGGTCAACCAG GAAGGCGCTTTTCTGGTACGCGACTGCTCAAGGAACACTACCCATGAACCATTTGTCCTTGCTGTGTTTTACGACAAAAAGGTTTTCAACATTCAAATCCGATTTAGTGAGGAAACCAGCAAATACACTCTAGGAACGGGACTCAGAACCAGTGAG AGGTTTGATTCCGTGACTGACATCATCAAATTCCATTCTATTTTTCCCATCGTTCTCATTGATGGACGGAAAACTTTGGCAGCAACTAATCCAAGGAGACAATGTGTCCTCATGTACCCAATCACAAAGAAGGACATGACAGAGCTGCTACGTTAA
- the hs3st1 gene encoding heparan sulfate glucosamine 3-O-sulfotransferase 1, which yields MAALIFALLFFINHSPVASPRAIGHEPPSTRRLPDIIVIGVRKGGTRALIEMLRLHGAVVSARNEIHFFDRDTNYRLGPDWYRAQMPLARPGQLTVEKTPAYFTSVKVPERVVRTKPAVKLLLIVRDPTTRLLSDYTQVFHNQLEKRKRPQPLEDLLMRDGDLNLSYKALNRSLYHVHMERWLTVFPADSIHLVDGDALIKNPLLEMKKVEKFLKLEPQINASNFYFNATRGFYCLRAAGKERCLHDSKGRQHPQVAPAILQKLQEYFREPNRRFFDLVGRTFDWK from the coding sequence ATGGCTGCTTTGATTTTCGCTTTGCTGTTTTTCATCAATCATTCCCCCGTGGCCAGCCCGCGGGCCATCGGCCATGAGCCGCCCAGCACGCGGCGACTGCCCGACATCATCGTTATCGGGGTGAGGAAGGGTGGAACGCGCGCGCTGATTGAGATGTTGCGTCTCCACGGAGCGGTGGTGTCCGCACGTAATGAAATTCACTTCTTCGACCGGGACACCAACTACCGCCTCGGGCCAGACTGGTACCGCGCTCAGATGCCGTTAGCCCGACCGGGTCAGCTGACGGTTGAGAAGACCCCCGCTTACTTCACCTCCGTAAAAGTTCCCGAGCGCGTCGTCCGCACGAAGCCGGCCGTCAAACTGTTGCTAATCGTGCGCGACCCGACGACTCGCCTGCTGTCAGACTACACGCAGGTTTTCCACAACCAGCTGGAGAAACGCAAACGTCCGCAGCCACTCGAGGATTTGCTCATGCGCGATGGAGACTTGAACCTGAGCTACAAGGCACTGAACCGTAGCCTGTACCACGTGCATATGGAGCGCTGGCTCACTGTGTTTCCAGCTGACAGCATCCACTTGGTGGATGGGGACGCCCTAATCAAAAACCCCCTGCTAGAGATGAAGAAAGTGGAGAAGTTCCTTAAGCTTGAGCCTCAGATAAATGCATCCAATTTTTATTTCAACGCGACTCGCGGGTTTTACTGCCTTCGTGCAGCTGGCAAGGAGCGATGTCTGCACGACTCAAAGGGGCGCCAACACCCACAGGTGGCTCCTGCCATCCTGCAAAAACTTCAAGAGTATTTCCGTGAACCCAACAGAAGGTTCTTTGATCTTGTGGGACGCACTTTTGACTGGAAGTAA
- the LOC135760371 gene encoding uncharacterized protein isoform X3 gives MSLPPLPTQTITDYLEQIDASPPSRPVPLSPNTRGQNSRWTESSLSEVKNVKNRQRTSEGEVSQRFSLDLESQDLSSDCVTENDSDLRRLQNHEWPQTKEDSSHSGFSSHTKPVQGLEEQNWYVGAFSRVDSEHALHLVNQEGAFLVRDCSRNTTHEPFVLAVFYDKKVFNIQIRFSEETSKYTLGTGLRTSERFDSVTDIIKFHSIFPIVLIDGRKTLAATNPRRQCVLMYPITKKDMTELLR, from the exons ATGAGTTTACCACCTCTACCAACACAGACCATCACTGACTATCTAGAACAGATTGATGCATCTCCTCCATCCAGACCAGTACCACTTTCACCAAATACCAGAGGCCAAAACAGCCGATGGACAGA atcaaGTCTAAGTGAAGTGAAAAAT GTTAAAAACAGACAGCGGACATCTGAAG GTGAAGTATCTCAGAGGTTTTCTCTGGATCTGGAGTCTCAGGATCTCAGCAG TGATTGTGTGACAGAGAACGACTCCG ATTTAAGGAGACTGCAGAACCATGAGTGGCCACAAACGAAAGAAGATTCAAGCCACAGCGGTTTCAGCAGCCACACCAAACCTGTCCAG GGTTTGGAGGAGCAGAACTGGTATGTTGGTGCGTTCAGCCGTGTGGATTCTGAACACGCTCTTCACCTGGTCAACCAG GAAGGCGCTTTTCTGGTACGCGACTGCTCAAGGAACACTACCCATGAACCATTTGTCCTTGCTGTGTTTTACGACAAAAAGGTTTTCAACATTCAAATCCGATTTAGTGAGGAAACCAGCAAATACACTCTAGGAACGGGACTCAGAACCAGTGAG AGGTTTGATTCCGTGACTGACATCATCAAATTCCATTCTATTTTTCCCATCGTTCTCATTGATGGACGGAAAACTTTGGCAGCAACTAATCCAAGGAGACAATGTGTCCTCATGTACCCAATCACAAAGAAGGACATGACAGAGCTGCTACGTTAA
- the LOC135760371 gene encoding uncharacterized protein isoform X2, which produces MDRINRLDSDRLTQDRNPDEQASKNLIKKRNIVHTPPRPPRTVQPVSKAPAINRDIKPGRRLPKSSSDGRLPCLGSADKDSTVTQRPVRSLPRDLMSLPPLPTQTITDYLEQIDASPPSRPVPLSPNTRGQNSRWTESSLSEVKNVKNRQRTSEGEVSQRFSLDLESQDLSSDCVTENDSDLRRLQNHEWPQTKEDSSHSGFSSHTKPVQGLEEQNWYVGAFSRVDSEHALHLVNQEGAFLVRDCSRNTTHEPFVLAVFYDKKVFNIQIRFSEETSKYTLGTGLRTSERFDSVTDIIKFHSIFPIVLIDGRKTLAATNPRRQCVLMYPITKKDMTELLR; this is translated from the exons ATG GATAGGATTAACAGGCTGGACAGTGACAGACTCACACAAG ACAGAAATCCTGACGAACAAGCTTCTAAAAATCTTATCAAGAAAAGA AATATTGTACACACCCCTCCTCGTCCCCCACGGACTGTCCAGCCAG TAAGTAAAGCCCCAGCTATCAACAGAGACATCAAACCTGGAAGAAGATTACCCAAGAGCTCATCAG ATGGAAGGTTACCGTGTCTGGGATCAGCCGACAAG GATTCTACGGTCACACAAAG GCCGGTTAGATCTTTACCTAGAGACCTGATGAGTTTACCACCTCTACCAACACAGACCATCACTGACTATCTAGAACAGATTGATGCATCTCCTCCATCCAGACCAGTACCACTTTCACCAAATACCAGAGGCCAAAACAGCCGATGGACAGA atcaaGTCTAAGTGAAGTGAAAAAT GTTAAAAACAGACAGCGGACATCTGAAG GTGAAGTATCTCAGAGGTTTTCTCTGGATCTGGAGTCTCAGGATCTCAGCAG TGATTGTGTGACAGAGAACGACTCCG ATTTAAGGAGACTGCAGAACCATGAGTGGCCACAAACGAAAGAAGATTCAAGCCACAGCGGTTTCAGCAGCCACACCAAACCTGTCCAG GGTTTGGAGGAGCAGAACTGGTATGTTGGTGCGTTCAGCCGTGTGGATTCTGAACACGCTCTTCACCTGGTCAACCAG GAAGGCGCTTTTCTGGTACGCGACTGCTCAAGGAACACTACCCATGAACCATTTGTCCTTGCTGTGTTTTACGACAAAAAGGTTTTCAACATTCAAATCCGATTTAGTGAGGAAACCAGCAAATACACTCTAGGAACGGGACTCAGAACCAGTGAG AGGTTTGATTCCGTGACTGACATCATCAAATTCCATTCTATTTTTCCCATCGTTCTCATTGATGGACGGAAAACTTTGGCAGCAACTAATCCAAGGAGACAATGTGTCCTCATGTACCCAATCACAAAGAAGGACATGACAGAGCTGCTACGTTAA